The window TTTATACTCTTGTAATAACATATCAAACACCTTCCTTTTCTATATCAATTAATTAGTAAAAGGGTGTGATGAACTCGATAACTTCCGCTTTAGTTTTACGATCCTTGCTAACGAATCTTCCGAGTTCTTGCCCTTTATCTACAATAATAAAACTTGGAATCCCCATAACATTCATTTTGATGCAGGCATCTAAAAACTGATCACGATCTACTTCGACAAATGATAACTCAGGAAAATTAGCCATAATCTCTGGTAAATGTGGTTTGATAAATACGCAATCTCCACACCAATTAGCAGTAAAAAACAACACATGTTTCCCAGTATTAATTAATTCAGCCAAGTGTTCTAAACTGGTTGGTTTAATCATTTAGTTGCCTACTTTCCATAAATAATTTCGTTAATTTTTTCGTTAGTCAATGTTGTCATTGAAGTAATTAACATTTTTTTAGCTGCTTCATAATCTGATAAGCGATACATTGTTTGATGAGTATGAATATAACGTCCTGGCACACCAATTACAGTACTTGGAATGCCATCATTCATCATGTGAGCCGCACCAGCATCTGTTCCACCTTTTGATACAAAGTATTGATGTGGAATTTCGTGTTCTTCTGCTAAATCTAGTACGAATTCACGCATACGTTTTAACATGATCATACCTGGGTCAAAAATTCGAACTAAGAAACCTTCACCTAATTTACCAAATGTATCTTTTTTACCTTCTAAATCATCGGCAGGTGAGCAATCAACAGCAAAGAATAAATCTGGCTTAAATTTATGTGTAGAAGGACGTGCACCACGTAAGCCAACTTCTTCTTGAACGTTAGCACCTGCAACTAAATGGAATGGTAAGTCAACGTCTTTTAATGTTTCAAGCATCTCAATAACTGCGACACATCCGTAACGATTATCCCATGCTTTCCCAATTAAATTTTTTCCATTTGCTGATAGAATCGTTTCAACATCTGGAACAATACTATCTCCTTGACGAACACCATATTCTAGCGCTTCTTCTTTTGACTCAAAACCTGCATCAAATAAAATATCTGTCACTTGAACGTTGCTTTGCCCATTTGAACCACGTAACAGATGCGGTGGTACTGATGATGAAACAATTGGGTAGTTACCTTTACGTGTTTTCAACGTGAAGCGTTGTGCTGATACTACGTATGGATTCCAGCCGCCAAGTGGTTGAACTCGCATCATACCGTTATCCATAATTTGCGTTAACATAAAACCAACTTCATCCATATGCGCCGCTACCATTACTGTTTTAGCTTCAGGATTTTTACTTTTTTTAATACCAAAGATACCGCCTAATCCATCGTACTCAATACGATCTACTAGTGGCGTCATTTTTTTCTTCATTAGGGCGCGAACATCGTCTTCAAAACCGCTTGTTCCTTGCACCTCTGTTAGTTCTTTAATAAGTGAGAATGTTTTTTCTTCCATATTCTATTAATCTGCCTTTGCAGATATCCACCTCTCTATCTTCTTACGTTTATTATACCTTATTTTAGCCATTTTGTTATAACAAACTCCATCAAACATGAATTGTTTAGAATTTTTTTTTGATATGTTACAATAAGAAAGAAAATTAAGGGAGGTTGTTTTAATGACACAAAACAAAAACAATGCACTCATTGGCTGGGGATTACTTGGAGCTGCTGCTATTGGTGTTGTTGGTGGCGTATTAGCAAATAAAAAATACCAAGAAACCAAAAACTTATCACCTGAAGCTATCTTAGAAATTGTAAAAGAACATTTCCTAAGTGAGGGGCCTATTGAAGGCTCATGGATTAACTATACACAAGAACAATTGCAAAAATTTGCAGTCACTTATACAACCTATACAGGAGGTATCACACGAAAAGAAGGCGATGAAACAATTCAATACGAATTCATCGCAGATGCTAAGACAGGTAGTATCTTAGACGTTTATCCCCTATAAAAACAGGTTTCCTTCAAAAAATATGAGGGAAACCTGTTTTTTAGTTATTCTACTGGTTAGATGAATTAAAATGATGGAATTAAAGACACACTGTTCTCTTCATTTTCTAAATAATCACGCACACCATCGCTTGCTACAGCTTTTTTTAATACTTGAATAGCTTCTGAATCCACATTATCTTCTCTAGCAACCAAGCTAATAGCAAAATGATTATCGTTTGGTTCTTCTAATAAAATAGCATCCTCAGGAGTTAAATTAATTTTTTTCAAATAAGTTGGATAGTTATAAACCAATGCCATATCTGCTTCATCATAAGCAGATGCTAAGTTTACTAAGTCGATTTCTTTGAATTCAAAATTCTTTGGATTTTCAACAATATCTTTCACTGTTCCTTCAAATGATACGCCATCTTTTAGTTTGATCAATCCTTTTTCATCAAGAATAGCTAAGGCTCTTCCTTGATTAGATGCATCGTTTGGAATAGCGACTTTTTTATCGTTTGGAATGTCTTCAATTGTTTTATACTCTTTTGAATAATAACCCACTTTTGCATCATAAACTGGTTGTGCAATCACTAAATTTCCTTTGTAAGCTTCATTGAAATCTTGCATGAATGGCTCATGTTGGGCTAAATTAGCATCCACTTCTTTGTCATTCAATAATTTATTGTATTGTACATTATCATTTACTCGTACCATTTCAATGGTGTAACCTTCTTTTTCAGCTTCTTTATTCGCAATTTCTAAAATATCTGCAACAGATTCCATCTGAGACGCAACTTTGATCACTTTTAGATCTTGCTCTTTACTTTGCTCTTCAGATGTATTTTTGCTTGCGCATCCTCCTAATAACATTGCTAAACTTGATAATAATAATAATATTTTTTTCATCCTTTTTCTCCCTCATCTTCTTTTATCTATTTTTTTTGAAACAAATGAACCCAATAATTGAATCATCACGACCATCACAATCATTAAGACAATGGTTAAATACATCAGAATAAATTCATAAGATTGATAACCATAACGAATAGCAAAGTCCCCAATCCCTCCACCACCTACGACTCCCATAATGGTTGAATAAGACACCATTCCAATTGTCACAGTTGTAAAACTCAAGACTAAACTCGAACGGGCTTCCACGTATAAGAAATTAAAAATAAATTGACGTAAGGTTGCTCCAAGAGATTTGGCTAAAGCAATCGTTTCGACTGGCACATCCAGTAGTGATTGTTCAACCATCCGACCGTACTGAGCCACCGCCACAAATGAGAGTGGGAGTGAAGCTGCGCCTGTTCCAAATGAGGTTCCAAGTACTAACCGTGTAAAAGGAATTAATGCCACCACTAGTAATAAAAATGGAAATGAACGGACCACATCAACGTAGACAATCGCTAATTTGGATAAAAATTTCATCGCAGGATGTTTTAATTGATCGGTTTTCCCTAAGAAAATTAAGGTCCCCATCGGTAGTCCAATCAAAAGTGCTACCGTCATCGACACGAGCAACATTAAACCGGTTTGCGCACAGGCGGTAAATAATTCAACTCGGTACGTATTAAAGACATCGATTATTTCTTTCATTGTAAATACTCCACAACTTGTTCATAATAATTCGCTGATTGTGTGACAACCTCTTCAGGTTCTACTTCAATCACCGCTAACAAATTACCTTTTTCCATGATACCTGCGCGCTCGCACCATTGTTTTATTAACGGCAACTCATGGCTGACAAAAATCACGGTCGTGCCGAATTCCGTCTGCACTTGCTTAAGGAGCTTCATGACTTCAAAGCTATTCTGTGAGTCAAGCGCCGAGGTCGGTTCGTCACACAATAAAATATCTGGTTTCGTCACTAACGCTCTGGCAATGGCGACTCGTTGTTTTTGCCCACCGCTCAGTTGCACCGGATACTTGTCCTGATACGGTGTCATTCCGACAAATTCCAAGACATTAGCAACTAACTTATCATCGGATTTCCCCTGTAATTTCAATGGTAACTTCACGTTCTGCTTGACCGTTTGATTTTGCAACAGATTAAATTGTTGAAAAATCATCGCCGTCTTTTGAACCATTTTTCTTACTTCTTGCTCATTCATTTGATTCAATGATTGACCATTTATCAAAATATCACCTGAAGTGGGGACTTCTAAGCGATTCATTAACTTCAATAAAGTTGATTTTCCCGAACCACTCTCACCAACTAAGCCAAAAAATTCATTAGGTTTAATGTGGAGCGATACAGAATTTAAAGCTGTTATACTTTTTTGATTCTGCTGATATATTTTTGAGATATTTTTCAATTCAATCACTCTGTGTTGCACCTCCTACTAGACACCATAATGCCATAGTATTATCACACACTCAAAGAAACTTTGTGAAAAAAGAAAAATTTATTCTTCCATAAAATTAACGTTCCTATCATATCAACTATTACAGACTTTAAAGCTGTTACAAAAAGAACAATTTTGTATTTTTATATAAAAAAAGAGAAGCTAACTTGCTTCTCTTGCTTGTTTATCAAGTGGTATCACACGATCAAAGCCACGTTGTTCTTCTGTACTTAATTTATGCCCGACTTCAATTACTGTACCAGGATAAGCGTTAATTATATCACGAATTGTTAACGAAGTTTGTTTGTCTAGTGCAGAAGTCCCTTCATCAATTAATAAAACCGGACGCTTCCTTAATAAAGCTCTAGCAATTTCTAACCGTTGAATTTGCCCACCTGACAAATCCCCTTGCCCTTCACCTAATAAATAATCCCAGCCCTTTTCAGCAACGACATCCGCTAACCCAACTTGTTCGATGACATGCTCAAGCGCCTCGTCTGAATAATCTTCGCCAAGCGTTACATTGAATCGAAGTGTCCCTTCAAAAAGATATGGTGTTTGCTGAATATAGCTGAAAAATGATTGAAGTTTAGTGTCAGGATAGGACTGGCTCTGCAGTTGATTGATTTGATAGCTTCCTGAAGATAATTGTTTCTGACCTTGTAGCGTCTTTAACAACGTACTTTTACCAAATCCTGAAGGAGCAGTAATTAATATTTTTTCACCTGCCCGAACTTCTAATGACGTTTGTGGCATTAAAAGCAAATTGTCTTGCTTAACTTCTCCATCACTAATGATTAACGACTCAAACACCATCGACTCATTAATAGCATATATTTCATTGGCGCTATCTTGCTCGATTGGTTCTTCTTTATCCAAAAACTGATTTAATGTCTCTTGTATCGAAGTAGTCGTTGCTTTTTGATTTTTTAACTGCATGAGCTCAATCAACGGATACACAAAGTTATTCGACAACTGTAAAACACCCATGAAAACAGCAAATTCAAGTTGTCCTTTAATAGTTAAATAAACACCTAAAGCAAAAGGCAGTAAAAGGCCAGAAAACCATGAGATGAAATAAACAAAAATGTCTGAAAGAGCTACCTTTTTGGTCATCTGAGCAAAACTTTTTTCTAAATCATGTGTAACTTTGTTCATTCTTTTTTGCATAAAAGGAGACACATGATACGTTCGAATAGTTGTTAAACCTGATAATGTATCTTTAATAGTACTAACATAGCACTGGTTAGCTGCTTGCCAGCTCTTGCTAGCACGAGAGATTGAACCTTTCGTAAACTTGCCAACAATTAGAGGAAGCAAGGCACCCACTATATAGACAATTGTCATCTTAACATCAAAAAGTAAGGCCCCTGCAATTGAAATTACTACTTTAAACAGACAAGAGAATGCTTGAATTTCGACTAAGAAGCCGTTTGTTTCTAACTGTTTCAAATCATTGGTTAAAAATGACAAACCTTCGCTAGTTTCTATTTGGCGATTATTTAACAACACCGCCATCACTCGTGTTTTCAAGGACTCATTAATCGTTTGAATTAATTTCACCTTTGTTAATTTCGTCGAATAGTTGATAATAGCAAATCCAATCAGCAAAATTGCACCTACAAACAAAATTTGTTTAAACAAGACTAAATCTTTATTGGTCGCTGCCTTAGTAAAACCACTGACAATATAAGCAAAAATTAAGCCCTGACAAGCATCTAACATCATACATAATAAACAAAGCAACCATTCTCTTTTCTTCCCATATTTAGTAATTAACATCTTAACCACTTCCTTTCCCCCTGATTGTAAAATAAATAAAAGAGCGTTAAACTAAAATTACAATATACTGTAAATATAGAGGTGAGCAGATGAAAACTTATGGTGAGGTATTTCATTATTTACGAACAAATAAGGGAATGAAACTTAAAGAACTAGCAGACGAACAACTATCTATTTCACTCATTGCCCAATTTGAAAAAAATCAATCTAAATTATCTTATGACCGCTTTATTCGGTTAATGAACAAATTAGAGGTTTCTTTAGAAGAAATACAGACTCTTTTAGAACAATCTACTATAGAAAAGAGCTATGAAGATATATTAATGACAGAGTATCAAAATATAACAAATAGTGTGGTCGGTTACGACAAAGAGTTATTTTTTCATATACATCAGCAATTAATACAAAAATCACAAGAAATTTTTACATATTTACAAAAGCACCCTAGTTTACGTTTAGCTCATTATTACCAATTTGTATTAATTAATAATCAGATGTGGTATGAACTTACTTCACATGACAAACAACTGAGATTAAGTTATTGCCAAACAAAAGTACAATCCTATTTATCACCTATTATCCGATACTTACTTTCGGTAGATAACTGGGGAGTATATGAAATTTCGTTAATGAATCGTTTTGCCATCGCTATGCCCATTGATTTACTAATGAAATTAATGAATCAAGCAACTAAAAGAGCCAAATGTTATCTAGATTTTCCAGGAAATCAAGAAATGATTTTCAATGTTTTTTTGACTTGTTTTTCAGTATCTTTAAACTTGGATGCATTTGATGAATCCAAACTCATTCTCAAAAAAATAAGAGACCATCTAAAAATAAATCCAGATACACGTTACGCTATGCGTTTAATGTTTTATGAATCACTCTTACAAAACAGAATGGGGAATAATCAAGAAGGCGAACGACTTTTCCAACAACTGATAGAAACCTATAATCTAATAGGATTACCTGAACTAGGAAAAAAAATAACAGAAGAACGAAAAAATATGGAATACGCAGAAAAGGAAGGAGCATTTTCCGTCTATATTTATATTGTTTGAGACAAAAAAACAGGCAAACCACTCTTTCATCTGAGTAGTTTGCCTAGTTTATGTTTATTTCACAAATTGTGCTTCGACGCGGTAAATCGGTTGGCCTTTACTTGAGAACTTCTCCTCGTATTCGGTCATGACATTACCTTCAAAGTTAGAAGCATGTAAGTCTAACCAGACTTGTTTTAGGCGCATGCCATATTCTGAGAAACTGACTAATGAATATTCAAATAAACCTCGGTTATCGGTTTTGAAGTGAACTTCACCGTTATCAACTAAGATCGTTTCATACGTTGCTAAAAATGTTTTATACGTTAAACGACGCTTTGCATGACGTGTTTTAGGCCATGGGTCTGAGAAGTTTAAGTAGACTAAATCAACTTCACCTGTTTCAAAATATTCGGTTAATGCTGATCCATTCACATGTAAAATTTGTAAATTAGGTAATTTTTCTTCTAATTGTTTTTCTAAAATAGAAACTAACACACTTTGTTCTAATTCAATCGCGATATAATTAATATCAGGATTTTGTTTCGCCATTCCGACAATAAAGCGACCTTTACCAGAACCAACCTCGATATGTAATGGTTGTGATTTTTCAAATCTGCTTTGCCATTTCCCTTTGTAACTTT is drawn from Vagococcus xieshaowenii and contains these coding sequences:
- a CDS encoding thioredoxin family protein, which translates into the protein MIKPTSLEHLAELINTGKHVLFFTANWCGDCVFIKPHLPEIMANFPELSFVEVDRDQFLDACIKMNVMGIPSFIIVDKGQELGRFVSKDRKTKAEVIEFITPFY
- the pepA gene encoding glutamyl aminopeptidase codes for the protein MEEKTFSLIKELTEVQGTSGFEDDVRALMKKKMTPLVDRIEYDGLGGIFGIKKSKNPEAKTVMVAAHMDEVGFMLTQIMDNGMMRVQPLGGWNPYVVSAQRFTLKTRKGNYPIVSSSVPPHLLRGSNGQSNVQVTDILFDAGFESKEEALEYGVRQGDSIVPDVETILSANGKNLIGKAWDNRYGCVAVIEMLETLKDVDLPFHLVAGANVQEEVGLRGARPSTHKFKPDLFFAVDCSPADDLEGKKDTFGKLGEGFLVRIFDPGMIMLKRMREFVLDLAEEHEIPHQYFVSKGGTDAGAAHMMNDGIPSTVIGVPGRYIHTHQTMYRLSDYEAAKKMLITSMTTLTNEKINEIIYGK
- a CDS encoding PepSY domain-containing protein, with amino-acid sequence MTQNKNNALIGWGLLGAAAIGVVGGVLANKKYQETKNLSPEAILEIVKEHFLSEGPIEGSWINYTQEQLQKFAVTYTTYTGGITRKEGDETIQYEFIADAKTGSILDVYPL
- a CDS encoding MetQ/NlpA family ABC transporter substrate-binding protein is translated as MKKILLLLSSLAMLLGGCASKNTSEEQSKEQDLKVIKVASQMESVADILEIANKEAEKEGYTIEMVRVNDNVQYNKLLNDKEVDANLAQHEPFMQDFNEAYKGNLVIAQPVYDAKVGYYSKEYKTIEDIPNDKKVAIPNDASNQGRALAILDEKGLIKLKDGVSFEGTVKDIVENPKNFEFKEIDLVNLASAYDEADMALVYNYPTYLKKINLTPEDAILLEEPNDNHFAISLVAREDNVDSEAIQVLKKAVASDGVRDYLENEENSVSLIPSF
- a CDS encoding methionine ABC transporter permease translates to MKEIIDVFNTYRVELFTACAQTGLMLLVSMTVALLIGLPMGTLIFLGKTDQLKHPAMKFLSKLAIVYVDVVRSFPFLLLVVALIPFTRLVLGTSFGTGAASLPLSFVAVAQYGRMVEQSLLDVPVETIALAKSLGATLRQFIFNFLYVEARSSLVLSFTTVTIGMVSYSTIMGVVGGGGIGDFAIRYGYQSYEFILMYLTIVLMIVMVVMIQLLGSFVSKKIDKRR
- a CDS encoding methionine ABC transporter ATP-binding protein, with translation MIELKNISKIYQQNQKSITALNSVSLHIKPNEFFGLVGESGSGKSTLLKLMNRLEVPTSGDILINGQSLNQMNEQEVRKMVQKTAMIFQQFNLLQNQTVKQNVKLPLKLQGKSDDKLVANVLEFVGMTPYQDKYPVQLSGGQKQRVAIARALVTKPDILLCDEPTSALDSQNSFEVMKLLKQVQTEFGTTVIFVSHELPLIKQWCERAGIMEKGNLLAVIEVEPEEVVTQSANYYEQVVEYLQ
- a CDS encoding ATP-binding cassette domain-containing protein; translation: MLITKYGKKREWLLCLLCMMLDACQGLIFAYIVSGFTKAATNKDLVLFKQILFVGAILLIGFAIINYSTKLTKVKLIQTINESLKTRVMAVLLNNRQIETSEGLSFLTNDLKQLETNGFLVEIQAFSCLFKVVISIAGALLFDVKMTIVYIVGALLPLIVGKFTKGSISRASKSWQAANQCYVSTIKDTLSGLTTIRTYHVSPFMQKRMNKVTHDLEKSFAQMTKKVALSDIFVYFISWFSGLLLPFALGVYLTIKGQLEFAVFMGVLQLSNNFVYPLIELMQLKNQKATTTSIQETLNQFLDKEEPIEQDSANEIYAINESMVFESLIISDGEVKQDNLLLMPQTSLEVRAGEKILITAPSGFGKSTLLKTLQGQKQLSSGSYQINQLQSQSYPDTKLQSFFSYIQQTPYLFEGTLRFNVTLGEDYSDEALEHVIEQVGLADVVAEKGWDYLLGEGQGDLSGGQIQRLEIARALLRKRPVLLIDEGTSALDKQTSLTIRDIINAYPGTVIEVGHKLSTEEQRGFDRVIPLDKQAREAS
- a CDS encoding Rgg/GadR/MutR family transcriptional regulator — encoded protein: MKTYGEVFHYLRTNKGMKLKELADEQLSISLIAQFEKNQSKLSYDRFIRLMNKLEVSLEEIQTLLEQSTIEKSYEDILMTEYQNITNSVVGYDKELFFHIHQQLIQKSQEIFTYLQKHPSLRLAHYYQFVLINNQMWYELTSHDKQLRLSYCQTKVQSYLSPIIRYLLSVDNWGVYEISLMNRFAIAMPIDLLMKLMNQATKRAKCYLDFPGNQEMIFNVFLTCFSVSLNLDAFDESKLILKKIRDHLKINPDTRYAMRLMFYESLLQNRMGNNQEGERLFQQLIETYNLIGLPELGKKITEERKNMEYAEKEGAFSVYIYIV
- the trmB gene encoding tRNA (guanosine(46)-N7)-methyltransferase TrmB; amino-acid sequence: MRVRNKPWAKELIEENPQYVVENPESYKGKWQSRFEKSQPLHIEVGSGKGRFIVGMAKQNPDINYIAIELEQSVLVSILEKQLEEKLPNLQILHVNGSALTEYFETGEVDLVYLNFSDPWPKTRHAKRRLTYKTFLATYETILVDNGEVHFKTDNRGLFEYSLVSFSEYGMRLKQVWLDLHASNFEGNVMTEYEEKFSSKGQPIYRVEAQFVK